In Stomoxys calcitrans chromosome 2, idStoCalc2.1, whole genome shotgun sequence, the following proteins share a genomic window:
- the LOC131994646 gene encoding uncharacterized protein LOC131994646 — protein sequence MSLNRYIRIADRMVEFEAFLNDKQAPMSSSFLLETHMEELSKTWAEFRISYEQCLQDIESEADGELDGKGNSDEASEVTMVKAKYNSTYSTYCRCHAQLQELHFALMSPKQTRSPQSIPCPNTGLITGPCPQPGFKLPPCEIPLFSGDYSSWPTFRDVFTAVCSKNSRLSAVEKLFHLNQRTQGEPHDIVSKFPLTNENFELAWSNLSSRYENKRVLVNIQLKSLFNLPHITTESGDSIKKLQRDMNSCISLLKLYDIDVESWGPIFVFICSNRLPDTTLTLWEQSLPDKTGIPEWSELDSFLTSRHRTLESVSEIRRKYTAVPSGNSVSKGKSSPNPNMKNIRAFQNNVNQTKCVLCPTELHVIRKCPRFLNMDVAHRFDEIKKNALCINCFSKVHTLKKCTSRFSCAKCNKRHNTLLHRETSNPPSDPPVVSSNATQAVATASNSSNQSEIQSTSTTNPVIQTCFSSSSRGVLLGTALVNISHGELTYIARALVDSGSEGTFMSEKLFNTLRLPFKRRSATVSGLNNTISAAVQKECTFTLGSIKDPAIEIFTTALVVPHLSGDLPSRTIDPSIISEIPKIPLADPRFFKSSNIDLLIGADLLPSIMLSGIIREICGTLMAQETVFGWILTGPAPAQPISTFSTIVSYFCEISLDKEISRFWEVEDLPRKKFLSPEDIFCENLYTTTTRRNPNGRYEVSLPFKSDYPEGISIGKSRNCALAQFLRNEARLMRNSSFKLEYDQVLDEYISLGHMSEIQSNDESNLTRHYYLPHHAVVKPESTTTKVRVVFNASSSSSNGVSLNDVLYTGPVLQQDLTILILKWRFFRYVFNGDITKMYRQIMINPEHSAYQRILFRRSPNDTIKDYELRTVTFGVNCAPFLAIRTMLQLADDVQMTHPLASGIIRNSMYVDDVLSGAHSIKAAIEARDQLITALKSAGFSIRKWTSNSKKIITDLPPDQLINEDFLELDDSSMAKTLGIRWNARSDSFFTLSCLPSPCLYTKREVLSQISKLFDPAGWLAPYIILAKMIMQEIWIERTDWDDQITETSLEKWQSFLSAYQYIDSVRIPRWFDYQPGSEIQFHGFSDASEKAYAAALYIRVKSKESVCTHLVCSKTKVAPLKTLSIPRLELCGATLLAEIIDHIIPQLQIDSYSIFCWTDSTIVLSWLAKPPCYWTTFVANRVSKITQVVSPKDWYHVRSESNPADLASRGSYPQHLVDNHLWWYGPDWLSRQPDSWPTVNGGIYEAIDIERKSIKVNFSFFSNFEDILGRFSSLPKALRVVAYVYRFFYSTHPNFRSDFHRSSKDVSSTEIALIQSRLIIMSQKASYPDEYLNLSAKTQIDPSSTILSLNPFIDHEGVMRVCGRLTSSPSLTYDERHPILLPYNCQFSRLLVRFIHDISLHGGNQLVLKLIRMKYWIPRAKNLIKAAINKCKPCVIYRHKCHEQLMSSLPPERTEISRPFTHTGLDFAGPFDIKSFSGRNCRMTKGYGSCFTKTGCKYCQGKHHSLLHLHPRLKKDKPSRRKQRTLRGEPEPKPSTSAAGAARNRSQKTESKDRTTPTETDYSNTSLSAILKQNLMTLLPTAVVKILSPKGERSKKYQHGGK from the coding sequence ATGTCTCTCAACAGATACATCAGGATTGCCGATAGAATGGTCGAGTTCGAGGCTTTCCTTAACGATAAGCAGGCTCCCATGTCCTCATCGTTTCTCCTCGAGACACATATGGAGGAATTGTCCAAAACCTGGGCGGAATTTAGAATCTCTTACGAGCAGTGCTTACAGGATATTGAAAGTGAGGCGGACGGGGAATTAGATGGGAAGGGCAATTCGGATGAGGCCTCGGAAGTGACTATGGTCAAGGCAAAATACAATAGCACCTATTCAACGTATTGTCGATGCCATGCACAATTACAGGAACTGCACTTCGCGTTAATGTCCCCAAAGCAAACCCGGAGTCCTCAGTCAATTCCTTGCCCGAACACTGGACTCATTACGGGCCCTTGCCCACAACCTGGGTTCAAACTGCCCCCTTGCGAGATACCTCTGTTTAGTGGTGACTACTCATCGTGGCCCACATTTAGGGACGTGTTTACGGCGGTCTGTTCGAAGAATTCAAGGTTAAGCGCAGTTGAAAAACTCTTCCACCTTAACCAAAGGACCCAAGGAGAACCCCATGACATAGTCAGCAAGTTCCCCCTGACCAATGAGAACTTTGAACTGGCTTGGAGTAACCTTTCCTCTCGATACGAGAACAAGCGGGTCCTGGTTAATATCCAGTTGAAATCCCTGTTTAATCTCCCACATATCACCACGGAATCTGGAGACTCGATTAAGAAGCTTCAGAGGGATATGAACTCTTGCATCTCATTACTTAAATTGTATGATATAGATGTTGAGAGCTGGGGACCGatctttgtgtttatttgttcaaACCGTCTTCCGGATACTACGCTCACGCTGTGGGAGCAATCATTACCTGACAAGACCGGGATTCCGGAATGGTCTGAGTTAGATAGTTTTCTGACGAGTCGGCATCGAACACTCGAATCCGTGTCGGAGATTAGGAGAAAATATACCGCAGTCCCCAGTGGGAATTCTGTATCGAAGGGCAAGTCCAGTCCGAATCCGAACATGAAGAATATTCGGGCATTCCAGAACAATGTGAACCAAACCAAGTGCGTACTATGTCCGACTGAACTTCATGTTATAAGGAAATGTCCAAGGTTTTTGAATATGGATGTTGCCCATAGATTTGATGAGATTAAGAAGAATGCTCTGTGTATAAATTGCTTTTCGAAAGTGCATACCTTGAAAAAATGTACTAGCCGGTTTTCATGTGCGAAGTGCAATAAACGGCATAACACCCTACTTCACCGCGAAACTAGTAATCCCCCTTCTGATCCACCGGTCGTCAGCTCAAATGCTACCCAGGCTGTAGCAACTGCCTCAAATAGCTCGAATCAATCTGAAATACAGTCCACTAGTACGACCAATCCGGTCATACAAACTTGCTTTTCCAGCAGTTCAAGAGGAGTTCTCCTGGGCACTGCGCTTGTTAATATATCCCACGGGGAGTTGACGTACATAGCACGGGCGTTGGTAGACTCGGGTTCAGAGGGTACTTTCATGTCTGAAAAGCTATTCAACACACTTCGACTTCCTTTTAAACGTAGATCTGCTACGGTATCTGGTCTGAACAACACGATTTCTGCAGCTGTTCAGAAGGAATGTACCTTCACACTGGGGTCTATTAAAGACCCAGCGATCGAGATTTTCACGACGGCCCTGGTGGTGCcccatttatcgggagatctccCATCTCGTACCATTGACCCATCCATTATTTCGGAGATCCCGAAGATACCCCTCGCAGATCCCCGTTTCTTCAAGAGTTCGAATATCGATCTGTTGATTGGGGCGGATCTACTCCCTTCCATAATGCTCTCGGGCATTATTAGGGaaatctgtgggacattaatgGCGCAGGAGACCGTCTTCGGCTGGATCCTTACAGGACCAGCACCTGCTCAACCTATCTCCACATTTTCCACGattgtttcatatttttgtgaaatctcCTTAGACAAGGAAATTTCAAggttttgggaggtggaggaTCTTCCACGGAAGAAGTTTTTATCTCCAGAGGACATATTTTGTGAGAATCTATATACCACCACAACAAGAAGAAATCCAAATGGCAGATATGAGGTATCCCTCCCGTTCAAATCTGATTATCCAGAGGGGATAAGTATTGGAAAATCCAGAAATTGTGCGTTGGCTCAGTTTTTAAGAAACGAGGCCCGTTTGATGCGCAATTCCAGTTTTAAATTGGAATATGATCAAGTCTTGGATGAATATATATCCCTTGGACATATGTCCGAAATTCAGTCCAATGATGAGTCTAACCTGACGCGACACTATTACTTGCCTCATCACGCGGTTGTAAAACCCGAAAGTACCACCACCAAGGTACGTGTGGTATTTAATGCCTCTTCTTCATCATCCAATGGAGTTAGTCTCAATGATGTCCTTTATACAGGTCCGGTCTTGCAACAGGACCTTACAATCCTTATTCTTAAGTGGCGTTTTTTCCGATACGTCTTTAATGGTGACATAACTAAAATGTATCGACAGATTATGATAAACCCGGAACATTCTGCGTATCAACGCATTCTATTTCGCCGAAGTCCGAATGACACCATCAAGGACTATGAATTGAGGACTGTCACTTTCGGGGTTAACTGTGCCCCATTTTTAGCCATCCGCACAATGTTGCAATTGGCTGATGATGTCCAGATGACACATCCACTGGCAAGTGGAATTATTCGAAACTCCATGTACGTTGACGACGTCCTATCCGGAGCTCATTCAATTAAGGCTGCGATAGAAGCCAGGGATCAGTTAATTACTGCTTTAAAGTCCGCAGGTTTCTCTATCCGAAAATGGACATCAAACTCTAAGAAAATTATTACCGATCTTCCTCCAGATCAACTAATTAATGAGGATTTTCTCGAACTGGATGACAGTAGTATGGCAAAAACTCTTGGAATCCGATGGAATGCGCGGTCGGACTCCTTTTTTACTTTAAGTTGTCTTCCATCTCCATGTCTGTATACTAAGAGGGAAGTCCTTTCACAGATATCAAAGTTATTTGATCCTGCAGGATGGCTTGCACCTTATATCATTTTGGCCAAAATGATAATGCAAGAAATTTGGATCGAACGTACCGATTGGGATGACCAAATAACTGAGACGTCCTTGGAGAAATGGCAGTCGTTCTTATCTGCATACCAGTATATCGATTCTGTCAGAATACCACGTTGGTTCGATTATCAGCCCGGTAGTGAAATCCAATTCCATGGATTTAGCGATGCTTCAGAAAAAGCATACGCAGCTGCTCTTTATATCCGAGTTAAGAGCAAAGAATCCGTTTGCACCCACTTAGTATGCTCCAAAACCAAAGTAGCTCCTCTTAAGACTTTGTCCATCCCTCGATTGGAATTATGCGGGGCTACATTATTGGCAGAGATAATAGATCATATCATTCCGCAGCTACAGATTGATAGCTATTCCATTTTTTGTTGGACCGACTCCACAATTGTCCTTTCATGGCTAGCCAAACCACCTTGTTACTGGACAACATTTGTCGCAAACAGGGTGTCCAAAATAACTCAGGTTGTTAGTCCAAAGGACTGGTATCATGTACGATCGGAGTCTAATCCTGCCGACCTTGCGAGTAGAGGCTCTTATCCTCAGCACCTTGTTGACAACCACCTGTGGTGGTATGGGCCAGATTGGCTTTCGAGGCAGCCTGACAGCTGGCCAACGGTTAATGGCGGAATTTATGAAGCGATAGATATTGAGAGAAAATCTATCAAGGTCAACTTTTCCTTTTTCAGTAATTTTGAGGATATTCTTGGAAGGTTTTCGTCCCTGCCGAAGGCATTGCGGGTCGTTGCATATGTATATAGATTCTTCTATAGCACCCATCCAAATTTCCGCTCAGATTTTCACCGGTCGTCAAAGGATGTATCATCAACCGAAATAGCTCTTATTCAGTCAAGGCTTATAATAATGAGTCAAAAGGCTAGTTATCCAGATGAGTACTTGAATTTGTCCGCCAAAACGCAGATTGATCCTTCAAGTACAATTCTGAGTTTAAATCCTTTCATCGATCACGAAGGGGTTATGAGGGTTTGTGGAAGATTGACTTCATCGCCGTCGTTGACGTACGATGAACGACATCCCATTTTGCTTCCATACAATTGTCAATTTTCACGCCTGCTAGTGCGATTTATCCACGATATAAGTCTACATGGGGGTAATCAACTGGTCCTAAAGTTGATTCGTATGAAGTACTGGATCCCGAGGGCCAAGAATCTTATTAAGGCTGCCATAAACAAGTGTAAACCCTGCGTTATTTATAGGCACAAGTGCCATGAGCAGCTTATGTCCTCGCTTCCGCCAGAGAGGACGGAAATATCTCGTCCCTTCACTCATACCGGACTAGACTTTGCCGGCCCGTTTGACATAAAAAGCTTTTCCGGGAGAAATTGTCGCATGACGAAGGGCTAC